The Acropora muricata isolate sample 2 chromosome 5, ASM3666990v1, whole genome shotgun sequence genome includes a window with the following:
- the LOC136917809 gene encoding small cysteine-rich protein 2-like produces MIRSQHVFILLLGLVCASQVLGKHLTKAQAKALQMSQSKRGLCDPPTGVCTYIYDPCPPGLRRCPQYDDECPLATNHCCCNEPEPEKCEPPIGVCTYIYDPCPPDTQRCPQYDSGCKVETNHCCCNI; encoded by the exons ATGATACGCAGTCAGCACGTTTTCATTTTACTGCTGGGCCTGGTTTGTGCTTCACAAGTTCTTGGCAAACATCTTACCAAAG CTCAAGCCAAGGCCCTGCAAATGTCTCAAAGCAAACGTGGCCTTTGTGACCCGCCAACCGGCGTATGTACTTACATTTATGATCCCTGTCCACCTGGCTTACGACGTTGTCCTCAATACGATGATGAATGCCCACTCGCCACGAACCACTGCTGCTGCAATGAACCAGAACCAG AGAAATGTGAACCGCCAATCGGCGTGTGTACTTACATTTATGATCCCTGCCCACCTGACACACAACGTTGTCCTCAGTACGATTCAGGATGCAAAGTTGAGACGAACCACTGCTGCTGCAACATATAA